The Kosakonia sacchari SP1 genome includes a window with the following:
- the chbG gene encoding chitin disaccharide deacetylase, giving the protein MECLLIVNADDFGLSKGQNYGIIDSFRHGVVTSTTALVNGDAVEHAAGLSQREPLLGVGMHFALTLGKPLTPMPGLARNGQLGKWIWQMAQEDALPLEEIAGELEAQYQRFISLFGREPTHLDSHHHVHMIPQILPIVAEFAAERDVALRIDRPALPPDFALPDTLRTTQGFSSEFYGEAISEALFLQALDASTVRRESSLEIMCHPAFIDNTVRQSSYCYPRLTELEALTSVSLKYAIAERGYRLGSFLDI; this is encoded by the coding sequence ATGGAATGCTTACTGATTGTTAACGCGGATGATTTTGGCCTCAGCAAAGGGCAGAACTACGGCATTATCGACAGCTTTCGCCATGGTGTTGTCACTTCAACGACTGCACTGGTCAACGGCGATGCGGTGGAGCATGCCGCCGGGCTGAGTCAGCGCGAACCCTTGCTCGGTGTCGGCATGCACTTTGCGCTAACGTTAGGCAAACCGCTGACGCCGATGCCCGGCCTTGCGCGTAACGGCCAATTGGGGAAATGGATCTGGCAAATGGCGCAGGAAGATGCGCTGCCGCTGGAAGAGATAGCCGGTGAACTGGAAGCACAGTATCAACGGTTTATTTCCCTGTTTGGCCGGGAACCGACGCATCTGGACAGCCATCACCATGTGCATATGATCCCGCAGATCCTGCCCATCGTGGCAGAGTTCGCCGCAGAGCGCGACGTGGCGCTGCGCATCGATCGTCCCGCTTTACCACCCGACTTCGCGCTACCTGATACCCTGCGCACAACCCAGGGTTTTAGCAGTGAGTTTTACGGCGAAGCGATTTCCGAAGCGCTCTTTTTACAGGCGCTGGATGCTTCGACTGTACGCAGAGAAAGCTCGCTGGAGATCATGTGCCACCCGGCGTTTATCGATAACACCGTGCGCCAGAGCAGCTACTGTTACCCGCGCTTAACGGAACTGGAAGCACTGACCTCGGTGTCGTTGAAATATGCAATTGCCGAGCGCGGCTACCGGCTGGGGAGCTTTCTGGATATTTAA
- a CDS encoding 6-phospho-beta-glucosidase, with translation MKQKLKVVTIGGGSSYTPELLEGFIKRYHELPVTELWLVDVEDGKEKLDIIFDLCQRMIDKAGIPLKLFKTLDRREALHEANFVTTQLRVGQLKARELDERIPLSHGYLGQETNGAGGLFKGLRTIPVIFDIIKDVEEICPDAWVINFTNPAGMVTEAVYRHTGFKKFIGVCNIPVGMKMFIHDVLNLSSSDDVAMDLFGLNHMVFIKDVLVNGESRFAELLDGVASGRLKASSVKNIFDLPFSEGLIRSLNLLPCSYLLYYVKQKEMLAIEMGEYYKGGARAQVVQKVEKQLFELYKDPELKVKPKELEQRGGAYYSDAACEVINAIYNDKQTEHYVNIPHHGHIDNIPADWAVEMTCTLGRNGATPHPRVTHFDEKVLGLIYTIKGFEVAASKAALSGELNDVLLALNLSPLIHSDRDAEILAREMLLAHEKWLPNFATTLAQLKAEHH, from the coding sequence ATGAAGCAGAAATTAAAAGTCGTCACCATTGGCGGCGGTAGCAGCTACACCCCGGAATTACTGGAAGGGTTTATTAAGCGCTATCACGAACTGCCGGTCACCGAATTATGGCTGGTCGATGTTGAGGACGGAAAAGAGAAGCTGGATATTATTTTCGATCTTTGCCAGCGCATGATTGATAAAGCCGGTATCCCGCTAAAACTCTTCAAGACGCTGGATCGTCGCGAAGCGCTGCACGAAGCAAACTTTGTCACCACACAGTTGCGCGTGGGCCAGTTGAAAGCCCGCGAACTGGATGAGCGCATTCCGCTGAGTCACGGTTATCTGGGCCAGGAAACCAACGGTGCAGGCGGGCTGTTTAAAGGCTTGCGCACCATTCCGGTTATCTTCGACATCATCAAAGATGTCGAGGAAATCTGCCCGGATGCATGGGTGATTAATTTCACCAACCCGGCGGGAATGGTGACAGAAGCAGTGTATCGCCACACCGGTTTTAAAAAGTTTATCGGCGTGTGCAATATTCCTGTCGGCATGAAGATGTTTATTCATGACGTGCTGAACCTTAGCAGCAGCGATGATGTTGCCATGGATCTGTTTGGCCTTAACCACATGGTATTTATTAAAGATGTGCTGGTTAATGGTGAGTCGCGTTTTGCGGAGTTGCTCGATGGCGTGGCCTCCGGCAGGTTGAAAGCCTCCTCGGTGAAAAACATTTTCGACCTGCCCTTTAGCGAAGGGTTGATCCGCTCGCTCAATCTGCTGCCCTGCTCTTATCTGCTCTATTACGTTAAGCAAAAAGAGATGCTGGCAATTGAAATGGGCGAGTACTACAAAGGCGGCGCGCGGGCGCAGGTGGTACAGAAAGTCGAAAAACAGCTGTTTGAGCTGTACAAAGATCCAGAACTGAAGGTGAAACCGAAAGAGCTTGAGCAGCGCGGCGGTGCCTACTATTCCGATGCGGCCTGCGAAGTTATTAACGCTATCTATAACGATAAGCAAACCGAGCACTATGTAAATATTCCGCATCACGGACATATCGATAATATCCCGGCGGACTGGGCGGTTGAGATGACCTGTACGCTGGGGCGCAACGGCGCGACACCGCACCCGCGCGTCACCCACTTTGATGAGAAAGTGTTGGGGCTTATCTACACCATTAAAGGCTTTGAAGTGGCAGCCAGCAAAGCGGCACTCAGCGGCGAACTGAACGATGTCTTGCTGGCGCTGAACCTTAGCCCGCTGATCCACTCCGATCGCGACGCGGAAATTCTGGCGCGTGAAATGCTGCTCGCTCACGAAAAGTGGCTGCCAAACTTTGCCACTACCCTTGCGCAACTGAAAGCTGAACATCACTAA
- the chbR gene encoding transcriptional regulator ChbR has protein sequence MQPSINTLGIKTVHEQQLFNGKNFHVFIYNKTESASGLHQHDYYEFTLVLTGRYYQEINGKRVLLERGDFVFIPLGSHHQSFYEFGATRILNVGISKRFFEQHYLALLPFCFVASQAYRASSAFLSYVETVIASLNFRETGLDEFIEAVTFYVINRLRHYREEQVVDDTPQWLKTTIESMHDKTQFGENAMENMVQLAAKSQEYLTRATRRYYRKTPMQIINEIRIDFAKKQLEMTNYSVTDIAYESGYSSPSLFIKTFKKMTSFTPNSYRKRLTEINQ, from the coding sequence ATGCAGCCTTCGATCAACACGCTGGGGATCAAAACCGTTCATGAACAGCAGTTGTTTAACGGTAAAAATTTCCATGTGTTTATCTACAACAAGACGGAGAGCGCCAGCGGGCTGCATCAGCACGACTACTACGAGTTCACGCTGGTATTAACCGGCCGCTATTACCAGGAGATTAACGGTAAGCGCGTGCTGCTTGAGCGCGGTGATTTCGTTTTTATCCCGCTGGGTTCGCACCACCAAAGTTTTTATGAATTTGGCGCGACGCGGATCCTCAATGTGGGGATCAGTAAACGCTTTTTTGAACAGCATTATCTCGCCCTGCTGCCATTTTGTTTTGTCGCCTCGCAGGCCTACCGCGCCAGCAGCGCTTTTCTGAGCTACGTGGAAACCGTTATCGCCTCACTCAATTTCCGCGAAACCGGGCTGGACGAGTTTATCGAAGCGGTAACCTTTTATGTCATTAACCGCCTGCGCCACTACCGCGAAGAGCAGGTGGTGGATGACACACCGCAGTGGTTAAAAACCACCATTGAGTCAATGCACGATAAGACGCAGTTTGGCGAAAACGCGATGGAAAATATGGTGCAACTGGCGGCGAAATCGCAGGAGTATCTGACCCGCGCCACGCGGCGCTACTACCGCAAAACGCCAATGCAGATCATTAATGAAATCCGCATTGATTTCGCCAAGAAGCAACTGGAAATGACCAACTATTCGGTCACCGATATCGCTTATGAATCGGGTTACAGCAGCCCAAGCCTGTTTATTAAAACATTCAAGAAAATGACCTCATTCACCCCCAATAGTTACCGAAAAAGGTTAACGGAAATCAACCAGTAA
- the chbA gene encoding PTS N,N'-diacetylchitobiose transporter subunit IIA — translation MFDLDTVQESTTPADELEEVVMGLIINAGHARSLAYTALKQAKQGDFDGAKALMEQSKLALNEAHLVQTKLIEGDQGEGRMKVSLVLVHAQDHLMTSMLARELITELIELHEKLK, via the coding sequence ATGTTCGATCTCGACACCGTGCAGGAGAGCACCACCCCGGCCGATGAGCTGGAAGAAGTGGTGATGGGCTTAATCATCAACGCGGGTCACGCGCGCAGCCTGGCGTACACCGCGCTGAAGCAAGCGAAACAGGGTGATTTTGACGGCGCAAAAGCGCTGATGGAGCAATCAAAGCTGGCGCTCAACGAGGCGCACCTGGTGCAGACTAAACTGATTGAGGGCGATCAGGGCGAAGGCCGGATGAAAGTGAGCCTGGTGCTGGTGCATGCGCAGGATCATCTGATGACGTCCATGCTGGCGCGCGAGCTGATAACGGAACTTATTGAGCTTCACGAAAAATTGAAATAA